A part of Chitinivibrio alkaliphilus ACht1 genomic DNA contains:
- a CDS encoding cation:proton antiporter — protein sequence MAIVLGIPVILSATTYGGNGAEVHTHDLMTLLMIQLGIIIFASRVGGALFTRFRLPSVLGEIFAGVCIGPHMLGGVPLLGFHNGLFPLSSSNGIPVSPELYGLATVASIILLFMAGLGTDLKMFLRFSLAGSVIGIGSALIAFSAGAGIAAFFLNLPITAPLPLFLGVVSTATSVDITVRILSENKKLDTPEGATIIAGAVVDDIFSIVLLAMITGYAVLEGVHVSSQWFHVGIIGIRAVFVWIFFTVLGLLFSEKIALFLKKSKSIDTIAILSFGLALILAGVFERAGLAMIIGAYIMGLTLSKTDLSLSIQDKLQSLEHFFDPIFFTTIGMFVNVFSFLSPTILLFGIVFSLGGIIAKLVGCSIPSYFLNFTHLGAARISFGMIPRGEVGLIFAGLGLSTGILTQDTFAVSVMMAVSSTVVGPVVLERLLRKDKKGTRHDIVLVEKVQVRFHCSSSDLADLVERNVIDAYSSEGFYVTRLESDHGTYHFQKEDSLITLYRDGVEMIFETPVDDESYVRNILYETMADLSSLVNTVKKLVRPEEMKKEFAQTAQRVKFNLGHVFRPELIEMDLRSDTKEGILRELVHILTLNGYIVDEAGALKVVWDREHAVSTGMENGVALPHGRFSGVNELTSVIGFHREGVDFNSMDGKPAHVFVLTLVPSEVQAPYVQFLAAIASALNGPQRVATLLEKKTKIEVLDFLKECNDDSREK from the coding sequence TTGGCGATAGTTCTCGGGATTCCTGTTATCCTTTCAGCAACCACCTATGGGGGGAATGGCGCTGAGGTGCATACGCATGACCTAATGACTCTTCTTATGATACAGCTCGGGATTATTATCTTTGCTTCGCGAGTTGGGGGAGCTCTCTTTACACGTTTTCGTTTGCCCTCGGTACTGGGAGAAATATTTGCAGGTGTATGTATTGGTCCCCACATGCTTGGGGGGGTACCTCTTCTTGGGTTTCATAATGGCCTGTTTCCTCTCAGCTCATCTAACGGGATTCCTGTTTCGCCTGAGCTGTATGGTCTTGCTACGGTTGCATCAATTATACTTCTCTTTATGGCGGGGCTGGGTACAGACCTGAAGATGTTCTTGCGGTTTTCCCTTGCGGGAAGTGTGATTGGAATCGGAAGTGCTCTTATTGCCTTTTCTGCTGGTGCGGGGATTGCTGCTTTTTTCTTAAATTTGCCTATTACAGCTCCTTTACCGCTTTTTCTTGGTGTGGTATCCACAGCGACCTCCGTTGATATTACCGTGCGAATACTGTCAGAAAATAAAAAGCTTGATACTCCCGAGGGAGCAACTATTATTGCCGGTGCAGTGGTTGATGATATTTTCAGTATTGTTTTACTTGCCATGATAACCGGGTATGCCGTGTTGGAGGGGGTTCATGTCTCTTCGCAGTGGTTTCATGTTGGTATTATCGGGATTCGTGCTGTTTTTGTGTGGATCTTTTTTACTGTGCTGGGGCTTCTTTTCTCTGAAAAGATAGCTTTGTTTTTAAAGAAAAGCAAAAGTATTGACACTATTGCCATACTGAGTTTTGGTTTGGCCCTTATTCTTGCAGGGGTATTTGAGCGTGCCGGTCTTGCCATGATTATCGGGGCCTATATCATGGGTCTAACTCTTTCTAAAACAGATCTCAGTCTTTCAATTCAAGATAAATTGCAAAGTTTAGAACATTTTTTTGACCCCATATTCTTTACGACCATTGGAATGTTTGTAAATGTGTTTAGTTTTTTGTCTCCCACGATACTTCTTTTTGGTATTGTTTTCTCTCTGGGAGGTATTATTGCAAAGCTTGTGGGATGTAGTATTCCCTCCTATTTTCTCAATTTTACTCACTTAGGAGCCGCACGTATTAGTTTTGGTATGATTCCCCGGGGAGAAGTGGGCTTGATTTTTGCGGGCTTAGGGTTATCCACGGGCATTTTAACACAGGATACCTTTGCCGTATCAGTTATGATGGCGGTTTCATCAACGGTTGTGGGGCCTGTTGTTCTTGAACGTCTCTTGCGTAAAGATAAAAAAGGTACGCGTCATGATATTGTTCTTGTGGAAAAAGTGCAGGTGCGGTTTCATTGTAGTAGTAGTGATTTAGCAGACTTAGTAGAGCGTAATGTTATTGATGCATATAGCAGTGAAGGGTTTTATGTTACCCGTCTTGAATCTGACCATGGGACGTATCACTTTCAAAAAGAGGATAGCTTAATTACCCTGTATCGTGATGGAGTTGAAATGATTTTCGAAACTCCCGTGGATGATGAATCCTATGTTCGCAATATTCTCTATGAGACCATGGCAGATTTAAGTAGCCTTGTAAATACGGTAAAAAAGCTCGTGCGTCCAGAAGAGATGAAAAAGGAGTTTGCTCAAACTGCACAGCGGGTTAAATTTAATTTGGGCCATGTCTTTCGCCCTGAATTAATTGAGATGGATCTTCGAAGCGATACAAAGGAAGGGATTTTGCGCGAGCTTGTACACATCCTCACTCTCAATGGCTATATTGTTGATGAAGCGGGAGCTTTAAAGGTTGTGTGGGATCGTGAACATGCCGTGAGTACAGGTATGGAAAATGGCGTCGCCCTACCTCATGGTCGGTTTTCTGGAGTAAATGAATTGACTTCAGTTATCGGCTTTCATCGGGAGGGGGTTGATTTTAACTCCATGGATGGTAAACCAGCCCATGTTTTTGTTCTAACTCTTGTTCCTTCAGAAGTACAGGCTCCATATGTTCAATTTTTGGCGGCCATTGCCTCAGCACTAAATGGACCGCAGCGAGTAGCAACACTCTTAGAAAAGAAAACAAAAATTGAAGTTCTTGACTTTCTTAAAGAGTGCAACGATGATTCAAGAGAAAAATAA
- a CDS encoding 4Fe-4S binding protein, whose protein sequence is MAHLINDECLSCGACEPECPVSAISEGDGKYIIDADTCTDCGACVEVCPADAIEAN, encoded by the coding sequence ATGGCTCATCTTATTAATGACGAATGTCTTTCCTGTGGGGCGTGTGAACCGGAGTGCCCAGTAAGTGCAATTAGTGAAGGTGATGGTAAATACATCATTGATGCTGATACTTGTACAGACTGCGGTGCATGCGTTGAAGTTTGCCCTGCTGATGCTATTGAAGCAAATTAG
- a CDS encoding aspartate kinase — MSYLVCKFGGTSVATASALTQIKKILDLDTRRKILVLSAPGLSSGIVTKVTDHLITIAEKTLKNKDVRRDVGAVKKRFITNYTELGLSEEVILEVLSELDVRITQNKEHPEKLRDSIVACGEEFNANLFSQYLNLCDTPAEFVCPQSIGLRVSSVYGDAQPTEEGMKNLEEIAAIADSGKVVVFPGFYGIAEDGSVATFSRGGSDLTGALIAEAIGAIEYENWTDVNGILSANPKVVSDPEQIPALTYKEMRELSYMGFNVFHEEAVKPVTEKKIPIRLRNTNNLSNPGTLIVSDRLPDERDVIGIAAASGFCLFNIQKYLMNREKGFGRRTLQIFEELGLSYEHSPSGVDDLSVVLDQNQLQPGTVNSIIRKIEDELSPDSIRTEFGLSLIVVVGEGLLHKIGVLAAAAQAFADAGININIVNQGSSEISIIFGIDSADEDKAVRVLYDSFFNDDTDDE, encoded by the coding sequence ATGTCCTATCTTGTATGTAAATTCGGCGGTACTTCAGTTGCCACGGCGTCAGCTTTAACACAGATAAAAAAAATTCTTGACCTGGACACTCGGAGAAAAATCCTTGTACTTTCTGCACCGGGACTTTCTTCCGGCATTGTAACAAAAGTGACGGATCACCTTATTACTATTGCGGAAAAAACCCTCAAAAACAAGGATGTACGCCGCGACGTGGGAGCTGTAAAAAAACGATTTATTACCAATTATACCGAATTGGGACTGTCAGAAGAGGTGATTCTGGAGGTTCTCTCAGAGCTCGACGTTCGTATTACCCAAAATAAAGAACATCCTGAAAAGCTACGCGACTCAATTGTCGCCTGCGGCGAAGAATTTAACGCAAATCTTTTCAGCCAATATCTCAATCTCTGCGACACTCCCGCTGAATTTGTCTGTCCACAATCCATTGGACTGCGAGTCAGCTCTGTATATGGAGATGCTCAACCGACAGAAGAAGGAATGAAAAACCTTGAAGAAATTGCTGCCATTGCTGATTCAGGAAAAGTTGTCGTCTTTCCCGGATTTTATGGTATCGCCGAAGATGGGAGTGTTGCCACCTTTTCGCGCGGCGGCTCAGACCTTACAGGAGCCCTAATTGCAGAAGCTATTGGTGCAATTGAGTATGAAAACTGGACTGACGTAAATGGCATTCTGAGCGCAAACCCCAAGGTGGTTTCAGACCCTGAACAAATACCAGCCTTAACCTATAAAGAAATGCGAGAGCTGTCCTACATGGGCTTTAACGTGTTTCATGAGGAAGCAGTGAAACCTGTTACTGAAAAGAAAATCCCCATACGGTTGCGTAATACAAATAATCTATCAAACCCAGGGACCCTCATTGTTTCCGATCGTCTTCCCGACGAGCGCGATGTTATTGGTATAGCCGCGGCTTCGGGATTTTGCCTTTTCAATATTCAAAAGTACCTCATGAACCGTGAAAAAGGTTTTGGTCGAAGAACGTTGCAGATATTTGAAGAGCTGGGACTATCCTACGAGCACTCGCCGTCGGGGGTAGATGATCTCTCCGTTGTTCTGGATCAAAACCAGCTGCAACCGGGAACGGTAAATTCAATTATTCGTAAAATAGAGGATGAGCTCTCACCAGACAGTATCAGAACAGAGTTTGGACTCTCTTTAATTGTGGTTGTTGGTGAAGGACTTTTGCACAAAATTGGGGTTCTCGCTGCAGCCGCACAAGCTTTTGCTGATGCAGGTATTAATATTAACATAGTAAACCAGGGAAGTTCTGAAATCAGTATTATCTTTGGAATTGACTCTGCAGACGAAGATAAGGCCGTACGTGTTCTGTACGACTCTTTCTTTAACGACGACACAGATGACGAGTAA
- the fliN gene encoding flagellar motor switch protein FliN, whose translation MSENSINMLLDVPVKLSVQLGQTRMSVRKLLKLKKGKLVLLNRLSGESVDVLVNNKLLAKGEITVDSDKINVRISNLYSSKERFQHL comes from the coding sequence ATGTCAGAAAACTCAATTAATATGCTCCTTGATGTACCAGTCAAACTTTCTGTACAACTCGGCCAAACCCGCATGAGTGTTCGAAAGCTTTTGAAATTGAAAAAGGGGAAGCTTGTACTCCTCAACCGCCTTTCCGGTGAAAGCGTTGACGTACTAGTAAATAACAAGCTTCTTGCAAAAGGCGAGATCACCGTTGATAGTGATAAAATAAATGTGAGAATCAGTAATCTCTATAGCTCAAAAGAGCGGTTTCAACACCTTTAA
- a CDS encoding YIP1 family protein has translation MKCCKCDTPFFEPHSQCPTCGTATTLTHCHTTTQPQASASCLTTVSRSQDFLSILLSLLKTPSSFFSPLSSVQRITPPLFFFLLILTFHTNAWLLSGNTLFTESAQGRFHQRIHQQSPHVSAYDIEHRIGLSSFPEEIQTGLYILNIPLTLAGSILSLFLLSLITFVFLKPAKSQLSFSAFFAVYAYGSMPMLVSFIPILGPPIAIGGALIYYFKGLSILLDKPVRAVVRRMILPLGIPLILCISFTVQTALFRGNSISTNLFSGIVSLLFTS, from the coding sequence ATGAAATGCTGTAAATGCGACACCCCTTTTTTTGAACCGCATTCTCAGTGTCCTACCTGTGGAACGGCAACAACGCTCACCCATTGCCACACAACCACCCAGCCTCAGGCATCTGCATCATGTCTTACAACGGTTTCTCGCTCACAGGATTTTCTTTCCATACTACTGAGTCTCCTCAAAACGCCCTCTTCTTTTTTTTCTCCCCTTTCATCGGTACAACGTATCACCCCTCCCTTATTTTTCTTTCTTCTTATTCTAACTTTTCATACCAATGCATGGCTTCTTTCCGGAAATACGCTTTTCACGGAATCTGCCCAAGGACGATTTCATCAACGTATTCACCAGCAAAGCCCGCACGTTTCTGCCTATGATATAGAACACCGTATCGGGCTTTCGAGCTTTCCAGAAGAAATACAAACAGGGCTCTACATACTCAACATCCCCTTGACTCTTGCCGGAAGTATTCTCTCTCTGTTTCTGCTTAGCCTCATTACATTTGTATTCCTCAAACCAGCAAAATCACAACTGTCCTTCTCCGCTTTCTTTGCTGTGTATGCATATGGTAGTATGCCCATGCTCGTTTCCTTTATACCGATTTTGGGCCCGCCTATCGCCATAGGGGGGGCTCTTATATACTACTTTAAAGGATTATCGATACTTCTCGACAAACCGGTTAGAGCCGTAGTGCGACGGATGATTCTTCCCTTAGGGATCCCCTTGATTCTCTGCATTTCCTTTACGGTACAAACAGCGCTATTTCGTGGAAACAGCATTAGTACGAACCTATTTTCAGGAATAGTTTCTCTTTTATTTACGTCATAA
- a CDS encoding tetratricopeptide repeat protein: MIVKLFMILLFAGQILFSQGAINYRLGKQYYNSGEYDLALTELHRVVTAYPDHYNAHLTIGEIYVAEGEYDLAEQSVKKALRHNPNWSTAYELLGSIYEEQGSIDQAIQAYEGALGGADSLQKEQIEDAIDRLSGRRTVSEGELEEPAEDTVAEKLPRSEEISVDRRDIPAQAQEKLEKAIDLYRRGVREDSRSDLEESLQYIRRAIALHPGYPAAYYYGGVIRRRFGQNDMARVNFERALQDPDMGYNAHFYLGRIHGDMENYDTAIDHLQSYISLTDYAPGIRQARAHIEEYEEARQDRSRREDKERQSVFRDPLDDEIRRVPPQRSLPQYFLRIDSLLAMVVVDTLTDEGQAMLRGYRAYHDDKLDTSIEAFYETLDEHASGQVAEYSLFNIGIGRMLLRDWAEAARVFRDYRNRFPQGELLEKASFLEALATYEMGDFEQSRTLFTNHVRSFSEGSFEGKSQEKIGDIYRRLDEPADARTAYRKAVQHAVGTHDTVHALYKKGYLLETMKNSEQARHFYGKAIAAADAGGISERVPHSLYRMADLYYDAENLEQAKLAYTRGVREFPEYPDTPWGYFQLGNIALKRQEYEKAIELYERVMRDFPDDYWSEQAEWRKRNAIWEYQYGR; encoded by the coding sequence ATGATTGTAAAACTCTTTATGATTCTTCTTTTCGCAGGGCAGATACTCTTTTCCCAAGGGGCTATTAATTATCGCCTCGGTAAGCAATATTACAATTCCGGAGAGTATGATTTGGCCTTGACTGAGCTTCATAGGGTGGTTACAGCATATCCTGATCACTACAACGCACATTTGACTATCGGGGAAATTTATGTTGCAGAAGGGGAGTATGACTTAGCTGAGCAGAGTGTAAAAAAAGCTCTACGACATAATCCGAATTGGTCTACGGCCTATGAGTTACTTGGATCAATTTATGAAGAACAGGGGAGCATTGATCAGGCAATTCAAGCCTATGAAGGTGCCTTGGGAGGTGCCGATTCCCTTCAGAAAGAACAAATAGAAGATGCCATTGATCGTTTATCTGGTCGCCGTACGGTTTCAGAGGGAGAGCTTGAAGAGCCTGCGGAGGATACTGTCGCAGAAAAGCTTCCTCGGTCGGAAGAAATTTCCGTGGATCGTCGTGATATACCAGCTCAAGCACAAGAAAAACTGGAAAAAGCAATCGACCTCTATCGGCGTGGTGTACGTGAGGATAGTCGCAGCGATTTGGAAGAGTCATTACAATATATCCGCCGTGCCATTGCACTACATCCAGGATATCCCGCGGCATATTATTATGGTGGAGTGATTCGTCGTCGCTTTGGTCAAAATGACATGGCACGGGTGAATTTTGAGCGGGCGTTGCAAGATCCTGATATGGGGTATAATGCTCACTTTTATCTTGGCAGAATTCATGGCGATATGGAAAACTACGATACTGCTATTGATCATCTGCAGTCCTATATCTCCCTTACAGACTATGCTCCGGGTATTCGTCAGGCTCGTGCACACATAGAAGAGTATGAAGAAGCTCGGCAGGATCGTTCTCGCCGTGAAGATAAAGAGCGCCAATCGGTGTTTCGTGATCCCCTGGATGATGAGATCCGACGAGTACCACCACAGCGATCTCTCCCACAGTATTTCCTGCGTATTGACAGTCTATTGGCAATGGTTGTTGTGGATACACTTACTGATGAGGGCCAAGCTATGTTACGCGGGTATCGTGCCTATCATGATGATAAGCTTGACACAAGCATAGAAGCATTTTATGAAACCCTTGATGAGCATGCCAGCGGACAAGTTGCAGAATATTCTCTTTTTAATATTGGTATTGGGAGAATGTTGTTGCGTGATTGGGCAGAAGCAGCTCGAGTTTTTCGTGATTATCGAAACCGATTTCCCCAAGGTGAGCTTTTAGAGAAGGCGTCCTTTCTTGAAGCTCTCGCCACATATGAGATGGGCGACTTTGAGCAGAGCAGAACGCTTTTTACAAACCATGTGCGAAGTTTTTCCGAAGGATCCTTTGAAGGGAAATCTCAGGAAAAAATTGGAGATATTTATCGTCGTTTAGACGAGCCTGCAGATGCACGTACGGCCTATAGGAAAGCCGTGCAACATGCAGTGGGAACACACGATACGGTACATGCTCTCTACAAGAAGGGGTATCTACTTGAAACAATGAAAAATTCAGAACAAGCTCGTCATTTCTATGGAAAAGCAATCGCTGCTGCTGATGCTGGAGGTATCTCAGAACGGGTTCCTCACTCTTTATACCGCATGGCTGATCTCTATTACGATGCGGAAAATCTTGAGCAGGCAAAGTTGGCCTACACCCGTGGAGTTCGCGAGTTTCCTGAATATCCCGATACGCCGTGGGGGTATTTTCAACTTGGTAATATTGCCTTAAAACGGCAAGAGTATGAAAAGGCTATTGAGTTGTATGAACGGGTAATGCGTGATTTTCCTGATGACTACTGGTCTGAGCAGGCTGAGTGGAGAAAACGCAATGCCATTTGGGAGTATCAGTATGGGCGATAA
- the flgN gene encoding flagellar export chaperone FlgN, with product MGDKHINACGERLCTVFSEQVSCYEALLHITKKLSGSIAVSKGDLTSLMSVMEEKQQLMQHLDTLTSENQTEMTLWQAEREHASESVREQVNSSLDRVTQAIERFLQAEKQLQKQLEFYGTAGKTE from the coding sequence ATGGGCGATAAGCACATAAATGCATGTGGAGAGCGTTTGTGTACGGTTTTTTCAGAACAGGTTTCCTGTTATGAAGCACTCTTACATATCACGAAAAAACTATCCGGCTCCATTGCTGTATCCAAGGGAGATCTTACTTCTCTTATGTCTGTCATGGAGGAAAAGCAGCAGCTCATGCAGCATCTTGATACGTTAACGTCTGAGAATCAGACTGAAATGACCCTGTGGCAGGCAGAGCGGGAACATGCTTCTGAATCTGTGAGAGAGCAGGTGAATTCCTCCTTGGATAGAGTAACCCAGGCCATAGAACGATTTCTTCAAGCGGAGAAGCAATTACAAAAACAACTGGAGTTTTATGGAACAGCCGGAAAAACAGAATAA
- a CDS encoding two-component system sensor histidine kinase NtrB: MEQPEKQNNSTPQEEQLKEIIRDFEKQSQVLTQAYRSMEEQFAALNLELDSKNKALESALAEKDATYTLLNSTLETMHNGVIAIDVDGVVTVFNSAAENILGYARDEVVGQTITTAFLHHTFSENSLCDTFDSGCNHELDEKFIWDKEGRPVPVKFQSSLLYSPSGVLLGAVEIFSDLSRVKQLEEENAQNKTLAALGEMAATLSHEVKNPLGAMGTWARLLDRSIASEDTKSRTILAHITDALTRLNKIVSSMLIFGRQSESSQLQRCNLRDLMCELADSMEVEMVFTSGKDITFLREWDTRDLFVRVDPEKIRQIVMNLMINAIHAIDEKGTITLKMEGIDKRGDSYAKITLSDTGCGIAESTKELLFRPFHTTKENGTGLGLAIVQKLVAFHKGTIQVDSTPGEGTAMHLFLPVDIVQ, from the coding sequence ATGGAACAGCCGGAAAAACAGAATAACTCCACACCCCAGGAAGAACAGTTAAAGGAAATTATCCGTGATTTTGAAAAGCAATCACAGGTATTAACTCAGGCGTATCGTTCCATGGAGGAACAGTTTGCGGCATTAAATCTTGAGCTTGATTCAAAAAATAAAGCCTTAGAGAGTGCTCTTGCAGAAAAAGATGCGACATATACTCTGCTAAATTCCACCTTAGAAACAATGCATAATGGGGTGATTGCCATTGATGTTGATGGAGTGGTAACGGTATTTAATTCAGCTGCAGAGAATATCTTAGGATATGCGCGGGATGAGGTAGTAGGGCAAACTATTACCACGGCGTTTTTGCATCATACCTTCTCAGAAAATTCACTGTGCGACACCTTTGATTCAGGATGTAATCATGAACTCGATGAGAAATTTATCTGGGATAAAGAAGGGCGTCCGGTTCCAGTGAAATTTCAAAGCTCTCTTCTCTATAGTCCCTCAGGGGTTCTTCTTGGTGCTGTGGAGATATTTAGTGATCTTTCCCGGGTAAAGCAACTTGAAGAGGAGAATGCTCAAAACAAAACCCTCGCTGCCTTAGGGGAAATGGCTGCAACCTTGTCCCACGAAGTTAAAAATCCTCTTGGTGCCATGGGCACATGGGCACGTCTTTTGGATAGAAGTATTGCCTCTGAAGATACTAAAAGCCGCACTATTCTTGCTCACATCACCGATGCCTTAACGCGATTAAATAAAATTGTCTCCAGTATGCTCATATTTGGCCGTCAGAGTGAATCAAGCCAATTACAGCGATGCAATTTGAGAGATCTAATGTGTGAACTGGCTGATAGTATGGAGGTTGAAATGGTATTTACCTCCGGGAAAGATATAACCTTTCTCCGTGAGTGGGATACGCGTGATCTTTTTGTTCGTGTTGATCCGGAAAAAATACGCCAGATTGTAATGAATTTAATGATTAATGCTATTCATGCCATAGATGAAAAGGGTACCATTACGTTGAAAATGGAAGGGATTGATAAACGGGGTGATTCCTATGCAAAAATAACCCTTTCGGATACGGGGTGTGGGATCGCCGAGTCCACAAAGGAGCTTTTGTTTCGTCCCTTTCATACTACAAAGGAAAATGGTACGGGCCTTGGTCTTGCTATTGTGCAGAAGTTGGTTGCCTTCCATAAGGGAACAATACAGGTTGATTCAACCCCGGGAGAAGGAACAGCAATGCACCTGTTTCTTCCCGTTGATATCGTACAGTAA
- the priA gene encoding replication restart helicase PriA produces MVAAVVFPMSLHGVFDYAIPETMRSRVQVGMPVHVSLQNRTLWGIVLEIRASSSVSRLKPLLQLDEESWNESSCSLITLYSWISTYYHTPVGDVFKPLLKGGVQSVAPKTRQVYSLSSSPPEQMTPRQKEMYERVRKYRGTVSRQELRTIHGLSEYMIRSFITMGVLRAHTEQVYRNPSVKSGASFEPEGVLSTQQQQIYEGIISGDGRPALIHGVTGSGKTLLYQELARYVLQKGMGVLILVPEISLTPQTVSRFVSVLGDTVAVFHSRMSAGERRDSMDQILQKKKRVLIGARSSILAPLPSPGLIIVDEEHDGSYKQDAPAPRYHARDVAVMRGHLQGAQVVLGSATPSIESYENAQSGKYSLYTLSERFGEAALPQIDVVDMKPLITQGEAAPLSPLLRREMEYALWNNRQIILLFNRRGFSRSRICSSCGEVHMCPHCSVNMVYHRNGDQLRCHHCGFVETPEGNCPTCGAQEMVLAGTGIQKVEEYLSQYFPHARVLRMDHDTTRKKDGHSQIIYQFESRKADILLGTQMVAKGLNFPGVSLVGVLQADTALSVPDFRGSERLFQLLMQVAGRAGRTDNLGKVVLQTFSPQAPAITYAAAHDYAGFFFQERADRSHMRYPPFSYLARLLFVSKQEDSLMTVSEAMARMIQKEVSHKTAVLGPVAASIARIKKEFRATILLKSSDRQELHRVLTRVEQARVSTVKNVRIAIDVDPNSME; encoded by the coding sequence ATGGTTGCAGCAGTGGTGTTTCCCATGTCACTTCATGGGGTTTTTGATTATGCTATTCCTGAAACTATGCGTTCACGGGTTCAGGTTGGAATGCCGGTGCACGTTTCCTTGCAAAATCGTACCCTTTGGGGAATTGTCTTGGAGATTCGCGCTTCTTCTTCTGTATCTCGGCTAAAACCCCTATTACAGCTTGATGAAGAGTCGTGGAATGAGTCTTCCTGTTCGTTGATTACCCTGTATTCCTGGATAAGTACGTATTATCATACCCCTGTGGGAGATGTCTTTAAACCGCTTCTCAAGGGGGGTGTACAATCTGTTGCTCCAAAAACCAGACAGGTCTACTCTCTTTCTTCTTCTCCTCCAGAACAGATGACCCCACGTCAAAAGGAGATGTATGAACGCGTACGAAAGTACAGGGGAACTGTTTCACGGCAGGAGCTTCGAACAATTCATGGTTTGTCTGAATACATGATTCGCAGTTTTATTACAATGGGCGTTCTTCGTGCTCATACAGAACAGGTGTATCGAAATCCTTCTGTAAAAAGCGGGGCATCCTTTGAGCCTGAGGGGGTCCTGTCTACACAGCAGCAGCAAATTTATGAAGGCATTATCTCCGGGGACGGCCGCCCGGCTCTCATTCACGGTGTTACGGGCAGTGGAAAAACCCTTTTGTATCAAGAATTAGCACGATATGTGCTTCAGAAAGGAATGGGCGTACTTATTCTTGTTCCTGAGATCTCCCTGACTCCCCAGACAGTATCTCGTTTTGTGTCTGTTCTGGGAGATACGGTGGCCGTATTTCATAGTCGCATGTCTGCCGGTGAACGTCGTGATAGTATGGACCAGATTTTGCAAAAGAAGAAACGGGTACTTATCGGTGCACGAAGCAGCATTTTAGCTCCTCTTCCTTCTCCCGGCTTAATTATTGTGGATGAAGAACACGATGGGTCGTATAAGCAGGATGCTCCTGCCCCGCGGTATCATGCGCGAGATGTTGCGGTGATGCGCGGGCATCTACAAGGCGCGCAAGTTGTTTTGGGAAGTGCCACACCGTCTATTGAAAGTTATGAAAACGCTCAATCTGGAAAATATTCCTTGTATACCTTGTCTGAACGATTTGGAGAGGCGGCGTTGCCTCAGATTGATGTTGTTGATATGAAACCCCTGATTACCCAGGGTGAAGCAGCCCCTCTTTCTCCGTTGTTGCGTCGTGAAATGGAATACGCCCTGTGGAATAATCGTCAAATAATACTCCTGTTTAATCGCCGTGGTTTTTCCCGTTCTCGTATTTGCAGTTCATGCGGTGAAGTACATATGTGTCCGCATTGTTCGGTGAATATGGTTTATCATCGTAACGGTGATCAGCTTCGGTGCCATCATTGTGGATTCGTAGAAACACCGGAAGGCAATTGCCCCACTTGTGGAGCGCAAGAAATGGTTCTTGCAGGAACGGGAATTCAAAAAGTTGAGGAGTATCTTAGCCAGTATTTTCCTCATGCAAGGGTGTTGCGCATGGATCATGACACAACGCGGAAAAAAGATGGGCATTCTCAGATAATTTATCAATTTGAAAGTCGGAAAGCAGATATTCTTTTGGGTACTCAGATGGTCGCAAAGGGGCTGAATTTTCCCGGGGTATCACTTGTCGGTGTCTTACAGGCTGATACCGCACTTTCTGTTCCTGATTTTAGGGGGTCTGAGCGTCTCTTTCAGCTCCTTATGCAGGTGGCTGGACGCGCTGGGCGTACGGATAATCTGGGAAAGGTTGTACTCCAGACCTTTTCTCCACAGGCCCCGGCTATAACCTATGCGGCGGCTCATGACTATGCAGGCTTTTTCTTTCAGGAACGCGCTGATCGTTCTCATATGAGGTATCCACCATTTTCATATTTAGCTCGACTGCTTTTTGTGTCAAAACAGGAAGATTCTCTCATGACAGTGAGTGAAGCCATGGCACGCATGATACAAAAAGAGGTTTCTCATAAGACTGCCGTTCTTGGTCCTGTTGCGGCAAGTATTGCTCGCATAAAAAAAGAGTTTCGAGCAACAATCCTTTTAAAGAGCAGTGATAGACAAGAGCTGCATCGTGTTCTTACTCGAGTGGAACAGGCACGTGTATCTACGGTAAAAAATGTTCGTATCGCCATTGATGTTGATCCCAATTCCATGGAGTAA